One window of Eisenibacter elegans DSM 3317 genomic DNA carries:
- a CDS encoding LptF/LptG family permease encodes MMKLLDRYILFKYLTTFVFVVVLLIAVLVVIDMTEKIEDFSRMPISSWQIFEEYYLNFIPYYANMLSPIIVFIAAVFVTARLASHTEIIAMVASGISLLRLLRPYFIGSSMIAVLVFFLINWVIPKANKIRINFENTYIKDKYYFNQRNVHFRIGPTTYAYFESYDNTAHVGYRFTLEEINGLDLEQKLESPKISWNAEKGKWTMEEYKLRTIKNDRESVFFGRDLDTALNIKPKDFESKYMLNEQLTLTELNAYIDEMMLRGADDMEVYIIERYERFTYPFAIIILTIIGVIVSARKTREGSGVQIAFGFVLAFVYVLFIILSRNVGKQGNIPPLLAAWMPNIIFCIIGYVMYRRIPK; translated from the coding sequence TGAAGCTACTCGACCGATACATCCTGTTCAAATATCTGACTACTTTTGTCTTTGTAGTCGTGCTGCTCATTGCCGTGTTGGTAGTGATTGATATGACCGAAAAGATAGAGGACTTTAGCAGGATGCCTATCAGCTCTTGGCAGATTTTTGAGGAATATTACCTCAATTTCATTCCTTATTATGCCAATATGCTTAGCCCGATTATCGTCTTTATTGCGGCGGTATTCGTAACAGCACGCTTGGCCAGCCATACCGAAATCATCGCGATGGTGGCTAGCGGTATCAGCCTTTTGCGCTTGCTGAGACCCTATTTCATAGGCTCTTCGATGATTGCGGTCTTGGTATTTTTCTTGATTAACTGGGTCATCCCGAAGGCCAACAAAATACGCATCAACTTCGAAAACACATATATTAAGGACAAGTATTACTTCAATCAGCGCAATGTACACTTTCGTATCGGCCCAACAACGTATGCTTATTTTGAAAGCTACGACAACACGGCTCACGTCGGTTATCGATTTACACTCGAAGAAATCAATGGGCTGGACTTGGAGCAGAAGTTGGAGTCGCCCAAAATCTCTTGGAATGCTGAAAAAGGAAAGTGGACGATGGAGGAGTACAAACTGCGAACTATCAAGAATGACCGTGAATCGGTGTTTTTTGGCCGTGATTTGGACACTGCGCTCAACATCAAACCCAAAGATTTCGAGAGTAAGTATATGCTCAACGAACAGCTGACCCTGACAGAACTCAACGCATACATCGACGAGATGATGTTGCGAGGGGCTGACGATATGGAGGTTTATATCATTGAGCGCTATGAACGCTTTACCTACCCCTTTGCCATTATTATCCTGACCATCATCGGGGTGATTGTATCGGCTCGCAAAACTCGCGAGGGCTCCGGCGTACAGATAGCTTTTGGCTTTGTGTTGGCCTTTGTTTATGTGTTGTTTATTATCCTGAGCCGTAATGTCGGTAAACAAGGAAATATTCCGCCGCTGTTGGCTGCGTGGATGCCTAACATCATTTTTTGTATTATTGGATATGTGATGTACCGCCGTATCCCGAAATAA
- a CDS encoding response regulator: protein MQTSQILVVDDFKGIRYVANLVLSQAGYKVILANNAEDALRVLSDNAIDLVIADLNMPGMNGVELSQRIRHQYTNLPILIMASVPEMQRRSMKQAIEQLLRKTDVSGWMYKPFQTQELLGNVRAVLG from the coding sequence ATGCAGACTTCACAAATTCTAGTGGTAGATGATTTCAAGGGCATCCGTTATGTGGCCAACTTAGTGCTCTCACAGGCCGGCTACAAAGTTATCCTCGCCAACAATGCAGAAGATGCGCTGCGGGTATTATCGGACAATGCCATCGATCTTGTGATTGCCGACCTGAATATGCCCGGAATGAACGGGGTAGAGCTTTCTCAACGTATCCGCCATCAATACACCAACTTGCCTATCTTGATAATGGCCTCTGTGCCCGAGATGCAGCGCAGGTCGATGAAACAAGCCATCGAGCAACTACTCCGCAAAACCGATGTAAGCGGTTGGATGTACAAGCCTTTCCAAACACAGGAGTTGTTGGGTAATGTGCGGGCTGTTTTGGGATAA
- a CDS encoding RMD1 family protein, producing MMTSIRAYQVAESIHIKNFRQAFAATIHSGNNSELFYVLEGQRFLYVLNYGVIVMAGYDEVEMSKMRNFVKDYAENWIDNTAIWDDFAIQWDATVSKAVFQDNYVRLSPQADPLYVRIVMLNIGQSVGLDYYEKLTDEILQSTQGYTKDLERLGRIPLPKKKLLKFIGRTLNVKNSIADNLYILDDPAIVWEDPALDFFNKHLKEAFDTYPRFKDLDYRLKIVEDNLRLFTEILQHRESSRLEWIIIVLILIEVLNLIFKELVGKS from the coding sequence ATGATGACCTCTATTCGTGCGTATCAGGTTGCGGAGAGTATCCACATCAAAAATTTTAGGCAGGCCTTTGCGGCTACCATCCACTCAGGCAATAATTCGGAGTTATTTTATGTGCTTGAAGGGCAACGCTTCCTCTATGTGCTCAACTATGGGGTCATTGTGATGGCCGGTTATGATGAGGTAGAGATGAGCAAAATGCGCAACTTTGTAAAAGATTATGCCGAAAACTGGATAGACAATACGGCCATCTGGGACGACTTCGCCATCCAATGGGATGCTACAGTCAGCAAGGCAGTGTTTCAAGACAATTACGTGCGCCTGTCGCCCCAAGCCGACCCGCTCTATGTCCGTATCGTTATGCTCAACATCGGCCAGTCTGTCGGTTTAGATTATTACGAAAAGCTGACGGACGAAATTCTCCAAAGCACCCAAGGCTATACCAAAGACTTGGAGCGCTTGGGGCGCATCCCTTTGCCCAAGAAAAAGCTACTGAAGTTCATTGGCCGCACGCTCAATGTCAAGAACAGTATCGCCGATAATCTCTATATTCTTGATGATCCTGCCATTGTATGGGAAGACCCTGCGCTCGATTTTTTCAATAAACACCTCAAAGAGGCTTTCGACACCTATCCCCGCTTCAAAGACCTCGACTATCGCCTCAAGATTGTAGAAGATAATCTTCGACTCTTTACCGAAATCTTACAACACCGTGAAAGCAGTCGGCTGGAGTGGATTATCATCGTCTTGATTTTGATAGAAGTCCTGAACCTGATTTTTAAGGAATTGGTGGGCAAATCTTAA
- a CDS encoding ABC transporter ATP-binding protein yields the protein MSEIVLKVENVWKQYRLGLTGTGTLRDDVARTWARLRGKEDPTLRIGVANDHQSTEGTYVWALQDLNFEVRQGEVLGIIGKNGAGKSTLLKILSKVTAPTRGHIKVKGRVASLLEVGTGFHPELTGRENIYLNGAILGMRKREVKAKLDEIIDFAGVAKYIDTPVKRYSSGMYVRLAFAVAAHLDPEILIVDEVLAVGDAEFQKKALGKMQDVSKGEGRTVLFVSHSMAAVENLCSRVLVMQQGTLSFSGNSTAAISQYISSTSFEASSRLFQNDSLRAGSGDVKVVAIEFRNENNEPVEAIPAGAALQVVLRFVNYHPEKKYKIVPSISIKSFTDQGVALHHSRLIGKTYQDLPTQGEFKLIIPKLPLVPNTYTLSYSIMDDGQLVDTFDASLRVNVQESNFYGHGEIVPASHGLVLLEGDWHIN from the coding sequence ATGTCCGAAATCGTCTTAAAGGTCGAAAATGTTTGGAAACAATACCGCCTCGGGCTTACAGGCACAGGCACACTGCGCGATGATGTGGCTCGTACATGGGCGCGCTTGCGTGGTAAGGAAGACCCCACCTTGCGCATAGGCGTAGCCAATGACCACCAAAGTACAGAGGGAACCTATGTATGGGCCTTGCAAGACCTCAACTTTGAGGTGCGGCAGGGCGAAGTACTGGGCATCATCGGAAAAAACGGGGCAGGTAAATCAACCTTGCTCAAAATACTTTCTAAAGTAACAGCCCCTACCCGTGGCCATATCAAGGTCAAAGGAAGGGTAGCCTCCTTGCTGGAAGTAGGCACAGGCTTTCACCCCGAACTGACGGGGCGCGAAAATATCTACCTCAACGGGGCTATCCTCGGCATGCGTAAGCGGGAGGTCAAAGCCAAACTCGACGAAATCATCGACTTTGCCGGCGTGGCCAAATACATCGACACCCCCGTCAAGCGTTATAGCTCGGGGATGTATGTGCGGCTGGCATTTGCCGTAGCCGCCCACCTCGACCCCGAAATACTAATCGTAGACGAAGTACTGGCCGTAGGCGATGCCGAATTCCAGAAAAAAGCCCTCGGCAAGATGCAAGATGTCTCCAAAGGCGAAGGACGTACCGTCCTCTTTGTGAGCCATAGTATGGCGGCGGTCGAAAACCTTTGTAGTCGAGTGTTGGTGATGCAACAGGGGACTTTGTCGTTTTCGGGCAACTCTACAGCAGCTATAAGTCAATATATTAGCAGTACTTCGTTTGAAGCATCATCCCGATTGTTTCAAAATGATAGTTTGCGTGCAGGCAGTGGAGATGTCAAAGTGGTAGCCATTGAATTTCGAAATGAAAACAATGAGCCTGTAGAAGCGATACCGGCGGGAGCTGCCTTGCAAGTAGTCTTGCGATTTGTGAATTATCACCCTGAGAAAAAATATAAAATAGTACCGAGCATATCAATTAAGTCATTCACAGACCAAGGGGTAGCCTTGCATCATAGTCGCCTGATTGGCAAAACATATCAAGATTTACCTACTCAGGGAGAATTTAAGCTTATCATACCCAAGTTGCCTCTGGTTCCAAACACATACACATTATCTTATAGTATTATGGATGACGGGCAATTAGTGGATACGTTTGATGCTTCGCTGAGGGTAAATGTACAAGAAAGTAACTTCTATGGGCACGGAGAAATAGTCCCTGCATCACATGGGTTGGTTTTGTTAGAAGGGGATTGGCACATAAATTAA
- a CDS encoding FkbM family methyltransferase, with protein MIFKKKKIQLSPEAIAKKEYLFYLNNINTGDIVFDVGANIGELTLYYTKLAGVAGQIHSFEPPPETFQKLQTLVGIIAADNVYLNNIAVSDKQGFIDFHLYEEAYASWNTSAIRPLEKYGIAVKPINSIQVPSNTLDAYCEAHQITHIDLLKIDVEGAEINVLKGAERLFSEKSVKCCLFEFGQTTHDMGYEAQDFIQFFKKHHYQIKNIHPEQISFPVGNNGMAQFSIHIATPK; from the coding sequence ATGATTTTTAAGAAAAAGAAGATTCAGCTTAGTCCTGAGGCTATTGCTAAAAAAGAATACTTATTTTATCTCAATAATATCAACACTGGAGATATTGTGTTTGATGTGGGGGCTAATATTGGAGAGTTGACTTTGTATTATACCAAGTTGGCGGGGGTTGCCGGACAAATACATTCGTTTGAACCTCCCCCCGAAACGTTTCAAAAGCTGCAAACACTTGTCGGTATCATAGCCGCTGACAATGTGTATCTCAATAACATTGCGGTATCAGATAAACAAGGTTTCATAGATTTTCATTTGTATGAAGAGGCATACGCAAGCTGGAATACCTCTGCAATACGGCCATTAGAAAAATATGGAATAGCAGTAAAACCGATTAACAGTATTCAAGTACCTAGCAATACCTTGGATGCGTATTGTGAAGCACATCAAATCACGCATATTGATTTGTTGAAGATAGATGTTGAAGGAGCCGAAATCAATGTCTTGAAAGGCGCAGAGCGGTTATTTAGCGAAAAAAGCGTTAAGTGTTGTTTATTTGAGTTTGGCCAAACTACTCATGATATGGGCTATGAGGCTCAAGACTTTATACAGTTTTTTAAAAAGCATCATTATCAAATAAAAAATATACACCCTGAGCAAATAAGCTTCCCTGTTGGTAACAACGGGATGGCTCAGTTTTCTATCCACATAGCTACACCAAAATAA
- a CDS encoding DUF268 domain-containing protein, producing MIEKLKNILRVLLRLPVAAEMLKAYDKMLLQQQQEIPLYESFYADLEQFNSMASPEQKASKEWLYPCIYDKTDTTGIDPTYFYQDAWAFERIVHNKPTEHVDIGSHHKFVAHLSKVLPLTMVDIRPLSLPMESIKFIKGSILDLPFESNSLSSISSLCVVEHIGLGRYGDPIDPQGPQKALAEILRVLKPGGVFYLSVPVSNKYITRFNAGVIFELESFKKELTQNYHINDLKFIVGNTFGNEFAPNDYFATTGLFELIKN from the coding sequence ATGATCGAAAAATTAAAAAATATCCTAAGGGTTTTACTCCGGCTGCCAGTAGCTGCCGAAATGTTGAAAGCCTATGATAAGATGCTGCTTCAACAACAGCAAGAAATCCCATTATATGAGTCATTTTATGCTGATTTAGAGCAGTTTAATAGTATGGCCAGCCCTGAACAAAAGGCATCAAAAGAATGGCTATACCCTTGTATATATGACAAAACAGACACAACAGGTATAGACCCTACTTATTTTTATCAGGACGCTTGGGCTTTTGAGAGAATCGTTCATAATAAGCCCACCGAGCACGTAGATATAGGCTCACACCATAAGTTTGTAGCACATTTATCCAAAGTGTTGCCTCTGACAATGGTGGACATCAGGCCGTTATCATTGCCGATGGAGAGCATCAAGTTCATCAAAGGCTCAATACTAGACTTGCCATTTGAGAGCAACAGCCTGTCTTCGATATCAAGTTTGTGTGTGGTAGAGCACATCGGGCTGGGTAGGTATGGAGACCCTATTGACCCACAAGGCCCTCAAAAAGCGCTAGCAGAAATTTTAAGAGTATTAAAGCCGGGGGGAGTATTTTATTTGTCTGTCCCTGTTAGCAATAAATATATCACACGGTTTAACGCAGGAGTGATATTTGAACTTGAGTCATTCAAGAAGGAACTGACCCAAAATTATCATATCAATGATTTGAAGTTTATCGTAGGCAATACATTTGGCAATGAGTTTGCCCCGAATGACTATTTTGCAACTACAGGGCTTTTTGAACTTATAAAAAATTAA
- a CDS encoding FkbM family methyltransferase has protein sequence MVVEDYVLELLPKLLRHIDSSKKGWCIDIGVGTAKFYFKTMAVSGYKTLAVEPLPIAQVRELAMALPHTVLEQACVWHTDGEVPIYTGVFQEKELLDVSSIHQDWWGVSKDSKQKMVPAMTLIHLLEKHQIKSVTYLKVDTEGSEYEILTQLSKLSEALHPAVVEFEYGGGGTKQQGVGGWEDKYFASTLQIMRELFELGYRHLSIFERENDTYVQKYLANTQSLESIFEAHFVYGNILMHKAAIDIATIQSPSVFQRMLNKINSRK, from the coding sequence ATGGTGGTTGAAGATTATGTATTAGAATTGCTTCCCAAATTACTCAGACACATAGACAGTAGCAAGAAAGGCTGGTGCATAGATATTGGAGTTGGAACAGCCAAGTTTTATTTTAAGACAATGGCTGTGTCAGGGTACAAGACTCTTGCTGTAGAGCCTTTGCCCATAGCGCAAGTCCGTGAATTGGCAATGGCATTACCTCATACTGTTTTGGAGCAGGCTTGTGTGTGGCATACGGACGGGGAAGTACCTATTTATACAGGGGTTTTTCAAGAAAAAGAACTGCTGGATGTATCCTCTATCCATCAGGATTGGTGGGGAGTAAGCAAAGACAGCAAACAGAAGATGGTACCTGCAATGACGCTCATACATCTGTTGGAAAAACATCAAATAAAATCAGTTACATACCTAAAAGTTGATACAGAAGGGTCTGAATACGAAATACTTACTCAGTTATCAAAGCTTTCAGAAGCCTTACACCCTGCTGTGGTGGAGTTTGAGTATGGCGGTGGAGGCACTAAACAACAAGGGGTAGGGGGCTGGGAGGACAAATATTTCGCCTCAACACTACAGATAATGCGTGAGCTTTTTGAGCTGGGATACCGACACCTATCCATATTTGAACGTGAAAATGATACCTATGTCCAAAAGTATCTCGCGAATACGCAAAGCCTTGAATCTATATTTGAAGCACACTTCGTGTATGGCAATATTTTGATGCACAAAGCAGCAATTGACATTGCTACTATTCAGTCCCCGAGTGTATTTCAAAGAATGTTAAATAAAATCAATTCTCGTAAATGA
- a CDS encoding alpha-1,2-fucosyltransferase, with amino-acid sequence MIGVKLNGRLGNQMFQYAFAYTQARKFRTLFFLDKTPPKPSDYQLDRYFTLRLADALQMRIARSLYWRLYRTKSDYSELLQTGDDAPADILSKSQRNVFWNGFFQSEVYFDKPKIKELFKIKKKYNKNFLIKYKQRFSEQKTIVLHIRRTDYLTYGSEELGGLDLSLPINYYTKCLALIPDLSQYTIYVIADDIDFARQNLQNLPNVYFEHNDEITDLQLLINADILIISNSTFAWWGAILNKKAHKQIFAPKYWLGFKVNREYPIGITSQEFITIDVYD; translated from the coding sequence ATGATTGGGGTAAAGTTAAACGGTCGTTTAGGAAATCAGATGTTTCAATATGCTTTTGCGTATACTCAAGCCAGAAAATTTAGAACGTTGTTTTTTTTAGACAAAACACCTCCAAAGCCATCAGATTATCAGCTTGATAGATACTTCACCTTGCGATTAGCAGATGCATTGCAAATGCGTATTGCTAGGAGTCTGTATTGGCGCTTATACCGAACGAAATCTGATTATTCGGAACTCTTACAAACTGGTGATGATGCTCCCGCTGATATTTTAAGCAAGTCGCAAAGAAATGTGTTCTGGAATGGCTTTTTTCAATCAGAGGTATACTTTGATAAGCCTAAAATCAAAGAGTTATTTAAAATAAAAAAAAAGTATAATAAAAATTTTTTAATAAAATACAAGCAGCGCTTCTCCGAACAGAAAACGATTGTTTTGCATATACGCCGAACAGATTATCTAACCTATGGAAGTGAGGAGTTGGGAGGCTTAGACCTAAGTTTGCCAATAAACTACTATACCAAATGCTTGGCCCTGATACCTGATTTATCACAATACACCATCTATGTAATCGCTGATGACATAGATTTTGCTCGCCAAAATCTACAAAACCTACCCAATGTTTATTTTGAACATAATGATGAAATAACTGATTTACAGTTGCTCATCAATGCCGACATACTCATTATCTCCAATAGTACATTTGCTTGGTGGGGGGCTATTCTGAATAAGAAAGCTCATAAACAAATTTTCGCACCTAAGTATTGGCTTGGGTTTAAAGTAAATCGCGAATACCCCATAGGGATTACCTCTCAGGAGTTTATTACAATTGATGTGTATGACTAA
- a CDS encoding methyltransferase, TIGR04325 family, whose amino-acid sequence MTKLAPIVLFIYNRPETLRRTLASLQRNPLAKDSVLYVFADGAKPGASPLDLAAIDEARQLVTAAPWCGEVKLLTRADNLGLAQAIYQGVTEVIEQYGRAIVLEDDLELSPFFLDYMNEALDCYAVEPRVWSIGACNFFSTQDHTPDTFFIPIPDCWGWATWANRWQYFEPDATKLLAQLQEQQRLLDFDLHGVYNFTQMLRAQVKTGGSSWAIRWQAQAYLHRALSLYPKYALVNHLASSKATHANNLDLSDYVTFPTAPIPVYRQPVEALPEVLQDMYQRYQLIFNQSFVYQGDSDAKTKKTMLKTLLKDLIPPLALKLYHRLRGTAAKEQALVQQKRAATVYWQGSYPSWQAAQAAAEGYDAPHILQKVREATLKVKRGEAAYERDSVVFDTPAYNWPLLANLLHIAHIQGQALEVLDFGGALGSAYFQHRRFFEPLKTLRWSVVEQAHFVACGRSDIADEHLQFYDTMEAACQAHSPTVLFASGVMQCLPEPYAWLKECMALELPYIILDRTAFMIDGAARLTVQYVPAHIYQASYPAWFLDYAQVCALLSSRYSLLTTFDNGITPPFVFEDGTRGHWLGMIWKKQ is encoded by the coding sequence ATGACTAAGCTAGCCCCCATTGTCTTATTCATCTACAACCGTCCGGAGACCTTGCGGCGCACCTTGGCTTCGTTGCAGCGCAACCCATTGGCCAAAGACAGTGTGTTGTATGTGTTTGCAGATGGTGCCAAGCCGGGAGCAAGTCCACTCGACCTAGCCGCCATCGACGAAGCCCGGCAGTTGGTAACCGCCGCGCCTTGGTGTGGGGAAGTAAAACTCCTCACAAGGGCAGACAACCTAGGGCTGGCACAGGCTATCTATCAGGGAGTTACAGAAGTGATTGAACAATACGGGCGGGCGATTGTGCTGGAAGATGATCTAGAGCTATCTCCTTTCTTCTTAGATTATATGAATGAGGCGTTAGACTGCTATGCCGTTGAGCCTCGTGTATGGAGCATTGGGGCTTGTAATTTCTTCTCTACTCAAGACCACACTCCCGATACTTTTTTTATCCCCATTCCTGATTGCTGGGGATGGGCTACTTGGGCGAATCGCTGGCAGTATTTTGAGCCAGATGCGACCAAGCTTTTGGCGCAACTTCAGGAGCAGCAGCGCTTACTCGACTTTGACTTACACGGTGTTTACAACTTTACCCAAATGCTTCGGGCACAAGTCAAAACAGGCGGCAGCTCTTGGGCAATTCGTTGGCAGGCGCAGGCATACTTACATCGAGCTTTGTCCTTGTATCCAAAGTATGCGCTAGTCAATCACCTGGCCTCATCCAAGGCTACACACGCCAATAATCTTGACCTCTCAGATTACGTAACCTTTCCCACAGCACCGATTCCCGTGTATCGACAGCCTGTGGAGGCCTTGCCCGAAGTGTTACAGGATATGTACCAACGTTATCAGCTGATTTTTAATCAAAGCTTTGTTTATCAAGGGGATAGCGATGCGAAAACAAAAAAAACAATGCTCAAAACCCTCCTCAAAGACTTAATTCCTCCATTGGCATTGAAGCTATACCACCGCTTGCGGGGTACTGCGGCCAAGGAGCAGGCCTTGGTGCAGCAAAAGCGTGCCGCTACGGTCTATTGGCAGGGGAGCTACCCCTCGTGGCAGGCCGCCCAAGCCGCTGCCGAAGGTTACGATGCCCCTCATATTTTGCAAAAGGTACGAGAAGCCACCCTCAAAGTGAAGCGTGGAGAGGCGGCTTATGAGCGCGATTCAGTGGTGTTTGACACCCCGGCGTACAACTGGCCGCTACTGGCCAACTTGCTACACATTGCTCACATCCAAGGTCAGGCGCTAGAGGTGTTGGACTTTGGGGGCGCGTTGGGTAGTGCATACTTTCAGCATCGGCGTTTTTTTGAACCCCTCAAAACCTTGCGCTGGTCAGTAGTAGAGCAAGCGCATTTTGTGGCTTGCGGCCGCAGTGATATTGCCGATGAGCACCTACAGTTTTATGATACCATGGAGGCCGCCTGTCAAGCGCACTCGCCTACGGTGCTCTTTGCTTCTGGGGTGATGCAGTGTTTGCCCGAGCCTTATGCTTGGCTGAAGGAATGTATGGCGCTGGAGCTGCCCTATATCATCTTGGATCGCACGGCGTTTATGATAGATGGTGCAGCGCGGTTGACGGTGCAGTATGTCCCTGCTCACATTTACCAAGCGTCTTATCCGGCTTGGTTTTTAGACTATGCACAGGTTTGCGCGCTGTTGAGCAGCCGCTATTCACTCCTCACTACTTTCGACAATGGCATCACGCCCCCCTTTGTGTTTGAAGACGGCACACGCGGACATTGGCTTGGTATGATTTGGAAAAAACAATGA
- a CDS encoding class I SAM-dependent methyltransferase, whose translation MTHKLPYLNLGCGERFHPTWVNVDFQSNHPAVQAHNLLQGIPFADASFEAVYHAHVLEHFAPHDGQQLIRECYRVLRPGGVLRVVVPDLEQIIRQYLLQLEAALAGDEAAAQRYDWIMLELYDQAVRHRSGGMMAKYLFQDTLPQEEYVFERIGEEGRLLRARHFAARQAQPAAAPVASSRPNPIRQLLSKAKQALKRLLFKTEIDFYAQQQAFAAVGKFRLGGEVHQWMYDRYSLGRLLAEQGFGDIRVVTAFESYIPNWNDYGLESHQGQLHKPDSLFMEAKKTS comes from the coding sequence ATGACACACAAACTCCCTTATCTCAATCTTGGCTGCGGCGAGCGCTTTCACCCTACTTGGGTCAATGTAGACTTTCAGTCCAACCACCCTGCTGTACAGGCTCACAACCTCTTACAAGGCATTCCTTTTGCTGATGCCAGCTTTGAGGCCGTATACCACGCCCACGTATTGGAGCATTTTGCCCCCCACGACGGGCAGCAGCTCATCCGCGAATGTTACCGTGTGTTACGCCCCGGGGGTGTTTTGCGGGTGGTAGTACCCGATTTGGAGCAAATCATCCGCCAGTACCTCTTGCAGCTCGAAGCTGCCCTAGCCGGAGACGAGGCCGCCGCCCAACGCTACGACTGGATTATGCTGGAGTTGTACGACCAAGCCGTCCGACACCGTAGCGGTGGGATGATGGCCAAATACCTTTTTCAGGACACCCTGCCACAAGAGGAGTATGTTTTTGAACGCATTGGCGAAGAGGGGCGCTTGTTACGTGCGCGCCATTTTGCCGCTCGTCAAGCACAGCCTGCCGCCGCTCCGGTGGCTTCGTCAAGGCCCAATCCTATCAGGCAACTGCTGAGCAAGGCCAAACAAGCCCTCAAGCGGCTGCTTTTCAAAACCGAGATAGACTTCTACGCCCAACAGCAGGCCTTCGCTGCTGTGGGGAAGTTTAGGCTAGGAGGGGAAGTACACCAATGGATGTACGACCGCTATTCCCTAGGGCGTTTGTTGGCTGAGCAAGGCTTTGGCGATATCAGGGTCGTAACGGCCTTTGAGAGTTACATCCCCAACTGGAATGACTATGGGTTGGAAAGCCATCAAGGGCAACTACACAAGCCCGATTCGTTGTTTATGGAAGCGAAAAAAACAAGTTAA
- a CDS encoding sugar 3,4-ketoisomerase, with product MAKLLNLKTFTDARGNLTVIEKVIPFDVKRIFYIYGVDDSVRGGHRHHQTIQAAVCIQGRCTIYNHDGQAEVEYLLDAPHKCLILEPKDWHQMYAFSPDAILMVLASTHFDPNDYIYAPY from the coding sequence ATGGCAAAACTACTCAACCTTAAAACCTTTACAGATGCGCGGGGCAACCTGACTGTCATCGAAAAGGTGATTCCCTTTGATGTCAAGCGGATTTTTTATATTTACGGAGTAGACGACTCGGTGCGTGGTGGTCATCGGCATCATCAAACGATACAGGCGGCGGTGTGTATTCAGGGGCGGTGTACGATTTATAACCACGATGGTCAAGCAGAGGTCGAATACCTGCTCGATGCGCCGCACAAATGCCTGATTTTGGAGCCTAAGGACTGGCATCAGATGTATGCCTTCAGTCCTGATGCGATTCTGATGGTGCTGGCTTCTACCCATTTTGACCCCAACGACTACATCTATGCGCCTTATTGA